The genomic DNA CGGTGACGTCTTCGGCATCGCAGATGCCGGCGCGTTCGAGGAGTACGTCATCAGCGTGCTCCATGTCGTTGAACTCAATGCGGCCGTCGTGTTCGTCGACAATCGCTTCGATTTCCTCGTCGGAGAGTTCGCGTGCGGTTTCGATGTCGTAGCCGTCGAGGTGGGCGATGTCCTCGCGGACGGTCCCGCGGTTGTCCTCGTAGCCGGATTTGAGCCCGACACCCCACCAAATGTCGACGGATTCGACCTCGACGAACGATTGGGCGGCAAGCGCCGCCGCACCGGTCAGGAAGCCGGGGGTCGCGCCCGCCCCACAGACGAACGTGATACCGGCGTCTTCGAAACTGTCGACCCGGTCGTCGAGCATACCGATGACACGAGAGCGCTTGAGCACATCGACGAGGACACCTTCGTAATCCGCGTCCGCGAACCGGTCAGCAACACGAGGGATGAAGTCGTGTTCGAGGTTCGGCAGCGCGATGAGCACTGCATCGATGGCGTCGGACTCGGCGATGATGTCGTCTATCGGTGTTTCAGTCGGCTCCGCCTGCGTCGAGGCGGCGACACCGCGCATCTCGCCGGACTGCTTGACCGCCACCGCGCCGCCGTCGCTGGCGATGTTGCCCTCCGTCGCGGCCAGAAGTTCGTCGACATCGAGGCCGTCGTGGTCGATTGCGACGCCGTGACGGTCACACGCCGCCACGGGGGTCAGCGCCGTCTTCTCCGTCGCGTATTCGAGCGTTCGTCGACCGATGCCACCAGTACCGAGCACTGCGAAGTTGATGTCGTCCATTGTTAGTCGTCAGTTTCCGTTGTTGCGTTCGTTCGGTTCGCGTTCGATGCCGTCTCGGCTGCCGGGGACCGGTGTCGAGCCTTGACCGACTCGGGGTCGAACGTGTTGGCCTCGCGGTTGGGTTCCAGCCCCGCCCGCTCGATAATCTCGATGTCGTCGGCGGGCGTCTGGCCGTCCGTCGTGAGGTAGTCGCCGGTGAGGAGACCGTCGGCACCGGCCTCGAAGGGTAGATGCTGTTCGTCCGGGTCAAGGTTGACCTCACGGCCGCCTGTCAGCCGCACGCGGGCCTCCGGATGGAGGAACCGGTAGACGGCGATGGTCTTGATAAGCTCCGTCCGCGAAATCGTCGCCGCCTCGCGGTCGCCGATGGGCGTTCCCTCGACCGGGTTGAGGATGTTGACCGGCAGCGACGAGACGCCGACCTCCTGCAGTTCGATGGCGGCGTCGACGCGGTCGGCCGGCGTCTCGCCCATACCGAGGATGACGCCGGCACAGAGGTCCATCCCCGCGGCCTTCGCTCGGTGGAGGGTCTTTAGCCGGTCGTCGAAGCTGTGGGTGTTGACAATCTCCGAGAAATATCGTCGGGAGGTCTCGATATTGTGATTGTAGTGGTTGAGTCCCTCCGCGGCGAGTATCTCGGCTTCCTCCTCGGTCAAGACACCGAGGGAGGCGTCGACCTCGACGTCCGTCTCGTCGCGTACCAACCGGATGGCGCGGATGACATCGTCCCACTCGTCGGGCCGTTTTTCCTTGGAGACGCCCTTTTCGGCGACAACGATGCCGAACCGCTGGGCACCGTCGGCTTCCGCTCGCTTCGCGGCATCGAGGATGTCCTCGGGGTCGAGGAACCCATAGGTGTCGATGCCGGTGTCGAAATGGGCGGACTGCGCGCAGAACCCGCAGTCCTCGGCGCAGTTGCCCGCCTTCGCGTTGACGATGCTGCAGGCGTCGACCGTCCCGTCCGAAAAGTGCCGGCGGAGCAGGTCGGCCCCCGCAGCCAGTTCGTCGACGGGCTGGGCGAGCAGCGCGAGCCCATCGGTCCGGTCGAGTCGCTCGCCGTCGAGCGCCCGCTGGACCGCGTCATCTACCGTCTCGTTTCCGGTCTCGTAAACCACGACTAGCACCTCAGTTTACGAGACTATAAATCTAGTGGAGGGGCTACCGGACAGCGGATAGAGACAATAAAAAGCGTATGGCGGTGGTCGGTTGCGGCCGTCGATACAGCTACTGGACGGGGTCTATCTGCTCGACCCAGTCGAATGTCATCACGCCGTCCGGCGGGTTGCACTCGTGTGCGGGGATGAACTCGTAGTCGGTGAGGAGGTGGTGGTCGACCGGGTGGTCGTGGTCCGGCGTTGGCTGGCCGAAGACGGCGGGTGCGGACGCCTGCCGGCCGCCGGCCTGCGCCATCACGTGACTACCGTGGCTCATCTCGAAGGACAGCCCCCGGATGGAGTTCATCAGTTGGCTGCCCGTCGGCCAGTTGCCAGTGACCTCAACTGCCTGCTGGACGCCCGCCTCCAGTGCTTTGAACGAAGCCCACTCGTGGTAGGCACCCCAGCCGGGCATCTCATCGTAACGGTCGAAGTAGTCGTCCACGAACGCTCGGTGGTCGGACGATATCTCGTAGCGGTAGTTGGGCTGGTAGCCGCCGCGGCCGCCCATGATGACGTTTTCCGGCATGTCGTCGCCGAGGGAATCGAGCAACGGCGCACCGGTGTCCCCGTACAGCAGCGCCGTCCCGATGTCGTCGAAGAGGCCACCGTCGACGGCCTGGCTTGTGAACGTCGAGATGTCACCACCCCACAGGCTCGACGCGAGGAGGTCCGGCTCGAGGTCCTGTATGGCGTTTACGTGGGCGCTGTAGTCGGAGATGAACGGCTCCGGCGTCCGGGTCTCCAGTACTTCGATGTCGGGCCGGATGCGCTCTATCGCCGCGGTGAACATATCGCGGTGGTCGTGGCCCCACGCGTAATCCGGGTCGATGGTAACGACGGTTTCGACATCGTCCATCTGCTCGACGAGCCGCGCTCCGCCGACGGCACCCGCCGCGTTCGACCCCGCGGGCCGGACGACGTAGTCGAGGTCCGGGTTCTCTTCGAAGAGCTGGTACGTGCCGGGCGCGGTCACGATGAACGGTATCTGGTTTTCCTCGGCGGCCGGCGCAATGGAAAGCGAGTGGGCACTCGAAACCAGCCCCATCAGCATATCCGCTTCGTCGTTTTGGGCGATTTGCCGGACGCTACCGCGCATCGACTCGACGCCGACGTCCTCGTCGATTCGGTCGACAACCTCGATTTCGCGTTCGCCCAACAGCCCCCCACGGTCGTTAATCCGGTCGACCATCATGTCGACGACGTTTATCATCGGCTCACCGTAGAATGCCGGTGGCCCTGACTCGAACGTGAAATGGACGATGCGGAACGGCTCGTCCGGAATCCCCTCAACCTGCTCTTCCCCGCCGGCGTCGTCAAGCAGCGCACAGCCGGCAAACGCACCGATGCCGCCTGCCGCCGCAGCCCCCTTCAGGAAGCGACGCCGAGATGCATGCGTGGTGTTGTCAGACATATCCGTCACGTCACCGGAGTCTTCTCATAGTATAATAAAATCTTTGGTTTAACTCTAAATGTTGGAAATATAAACATGGAGACGCGGCTCTTCGAGGTGGGCTGCCGAAACGTCGCTGCTGTTTTCGGGCGTTCTTGAATGCTACTCACACACACAGGTACATAATTGTTTTCCATGTCAGTACTGGCGCGCGGCCGAACACACCGATTAGCGGCCGCTACGCGGACGGGCACCAGCGGAGGCAGTAGAGCGACCACCGTTAGAGTAAAGCACATTCGATGGGAAACGCTGGTTGGTACGGTAGCTATGCCCGCAGAGACACCCACACAGGACGAAGTAGTCCATAGACCGGACGAGGAGTTCGTCGAATCGACAAACGTCTACCAGTTCATGCAGGAGTACGGTATCGACGACTACGACGAACTCATCGAGCGAACGACGGGGGATGTCGAGTGGTTCTGGGACGAGCTTCCGTCGTATCTCGACATCGAGTTCTACGAGGACTACGACACCGTCCGAGACAACAGCGACGGCCCACAGTTCACCGACTGGTATCCCGGCGGCGAGTTGAACGTCGCCCACAACACCGTTGACAGACACGCCGACGGTGAGCGCCGCAATACGGTCGCCTGCATCTGGGAGGGAGAAGACGGCGACGTACGGAACCTCACCTACCACGAACTCCAGCGGCAGGCCAATCAGGTCGCCAACTACCTCGAATCGAGAGATGTCGGCGTCGGCGACACCGTCGGCCTCTACATGCCGATGGTGCCGGAGGTCATCAGCATCCTCTATGGCTGCTTCAAGGCGGGCGCTATCGCGGTTCCGATTTTCTCCGGATTCGGTGTCGATGCGACGGCAACCCGCATTGCGGACGCCGAGTGTTCGGTGCTTTTTACCGGCGACGGCTTCCTGCGCCGCGGCAGCGAGGTTACGCTCAAGGACGCTGCCGACGAGGCCATCGCCGAAGCTGGTCACGTCGAGCACACCGTCGTCTTCGAGCGGCTGGGAGCCGACGTGCCGTGGGACGACAACCGCGACGAGTGGTGGGCCGACGCGGTCGGTACCCAGTCCGACGACTACGAGACGAAGGCACTCGGCAGCAGCCAAGAGTCGATGCTGCTGTACTCTTCTGGGACGACCGGCAAGCCGAAGGGCATCGTGCACACGCACGCGGGAACGCAAATGCAGGCCCCCAAGGAGGTCTACTTCGGCTTCGATTTACAGCCCGACGACCGGTTCTTCTGGGTCTCCGACATCGGCTGGATGATGGGTCCGTGGACGCTCATCGGCACCCACACGTTCGGCGGAACGATGGTGATGTACGAAGGTGCACCCGACCACCCAGAGCCGGACCGCTTCTGGGAGATGATAGACCGCCACGGAGTCACCCAGTTTGGTATCTCGCCGACGGCCATCCGCGCGCTCCGCAAGCGGGGCGACGAGTGGGTCGAGGGCCACGACCTCTCAAGCCTTCGGCTGCTCGGCTCGACCGGCGAGCCGTGGGACCCCGAATCGTGGGCGTGGTTCTACGAGGAGGTCGGCGGCGGCGACACGCCGATAATCAATATCTCCGGCGGCACCGAGATATTCGGCTGCTTCCTGATGCCGATGCCGACCCAGCCGCTAAAGCCCTGCACGCTCGGCGGCCCCGGACTCGGCATGAACATCGACATCGTCGACGAGACGGGCGCGTCAATCAAAGCGGACAACGAACGTGGCTACCTCGTCGCCCGGGACTCTTGTCCGGCGATGACGAAGTCGCTGTGGAGCGGCGATGACCGCTATCTCCACGAATACTGGTCGAGCTTCCAGGACCCGCCGATGTGGGACCACGGCGACTGGGCACAGAAAGACGAGGACGGCTTCTGGTTCCTCCACGGCCGGGCCGACGACGCGCTGAACGTCGCCGGTCGAAAGGTCGGGCCCGCGGAGGTCGAAGGCGCAGCGATGGAACACGAGGCGGTCAATCAGGCCGCGGCGGTCGGCGTCCCCGACGACACGACCGGCACCGCCGTCGTCCTCTACGTTGTCGTCGAGGAGGGCGTCGAGGAAACCGACACCCTCCGGGAGGAGATTCGCGAACTCGTCGGCGAAGAGCAGGGGAAGCCGTTCCGGCCGCGCGAGGTGCTCTTTGTCGATGCGTTCCCGAAAACACAGTCCGGGAAAATCGTTCGCCGAGCGGTCGAAGCCGCCTACACGGGCGAAGACCTCGGCGACCTCTCATCGGTCGAGAACCCGGGCGTCCTCGACGACATCGAAGACGCGCGGTAGCGACTTTTTTCGCGCTTTTTATTGCGACGCCGTGGTCCGGCTTCCTGTTCTCCGCCAGCGGCACAGCCGCTCACAGGCAAACAAAAAGAAAGCCAGGAGGAGCTAGTTCGCTCGGGTGCCCGCGTTAGGCGTCGATGTCGGCTTCTTCCTGTGCCTCGTCGCGGAGCTCGGTGCGCCGAATCTTGCCGGTGACGGTGGTCGGCAGCTCGTCGCGGAACTCTATTTCACGCGGATACTCGTGGGCGGACATCTCCTCTTTGACGTGGGTTTTGATGTCCTCTTTCGTTTCCTCGGTTGGGTCCGCACCGTCGCTGGGGACCGCGTAGGCCTTCACGATGTTGCCCCGCTCCTTGTGGGGCTTGCCGACGACGGCGACCTCCGCGACCGCCGGGTGTTCGCCCATCGAGCTTTCGACCTCGAAGGGACCGATGCGGTAGCCCGACGAGAGAATGACGTCGTCGGCCCGGCCCTCGAACCAGAAGTAACCGTCCTCGTCTTTGTGTGCGAGGTCGCCGGAGAGATACCACTCACCGTCGGGCCCGTCAACGAAGCAGTCTGCCGTCTTCTCCGGCTTCTGCCAGTATTCGGCGAAGAAGCACGGATAGTCGCCGCGCTGGGCGATTTCGCCGGTCTCGTCCGGCGGGAGTACCTCGCCGGTATCGGGGTCGACGATGTCGGCCTCGATGCCCGGCAGCGGCTTGCCCATCGAGCCGGGACGGACCTCCTCGGAGGGGTAGTTGTTGATAATCATGTTGCCGGTCTCGGTTTGGCCGTAGGTGTCGTGAATGGTGACGCCGAGGTTCTCTTCGCCCCACTCGACGACGCCGGCCGAGAGCGGTTCACCGATAGACAGCGCATGCCGGAGGTCGAGCGACGTATCCTCGAAGACGTCCTCGTTCTCCCGGAGCATCCGGTATGCCGTCGGCACCGAGAACAGCACCGAAATCGGGTACTCGTCGAGGAGTTCCGCCCACTCTTCGGGGTCGAACTCGCCCTCGTAGGTAAAGAGGCTCGCACCCCAGAACCACGCGCCGAGCGTGTTGATAGCGCCGGTCAGCCAGCCAAGGTCGCCGGTCGACCAGTAGAGGTCGCCGGGCTGGAGGTCGACCGAATACCGCTGGGTCGCAGCAACGCCCAGCACCCACCGGTGCTTGTGGAGAACGCCCTTCGCGGGGCCGGTCGTTCCGGAGGTGTAGTACAGCAGCGCGTCGTCTTCGCTTTCCGTGTCGGCGGCCTCGTATTCGCGGCTCGCTTCGTCGAGGCGGTCGTTGAACGCGACATCGTCGTCCGGCACGCCGGAGCCGCGGTCGACAGTGATGACGTGTTCGACAGAATCGACCTCTTCGAGGGCATCCGCGACTGTCTCACGGTTATCGTCGGTCGTGACGACGACTTGCGCGTCACAGTCGTTCAGTCGGTAGGAGATGCCGTCCGGGCCGTACCGCTCGTTGACGCTCCCCCAGACAGCGCCGCGCTTGAGCGTCCCCACGAGGGCAATGTAATGTTCGGGGATGCGGGGCATATACGAAAAGACCCGGTCGCCCTCGTCGACACCAAGGGCCTCGAGCGTGTTCGCAAACTGGCTCGACCGGTCGGAAAGCTCCCAGAACGGCAGCGTCGTCAGCTCGCCGTCCTCGGAGACCTGGTAGAGAGCGACCTTCTCGGCGTTGTCCGCGTGTCGGTCGCAGGCTTCGTGAGCGATATTGAACGAATCGGGGTAGTCGCCGTCGGCCTCATCGGCGATGTCGTCCCACGTGAACGATTCGCACAGCTGGTCGTAGTCAGGCAGGTTGTGACTCTCGGGCATGCGCAAGCTAGACACCAGTACGGAAGGACATAATATTTGCGGCAACTGTTCGATTCGTTATATAAAGAACCCGTCCAAAGACGGGGCATCCGTGGCAGTCGATACCACTTAGTTCCCGTCCCGACAACGGACGGGTATGGCTCGCCGAAGCGTGCTGTTCGCACCGGGGGATAGCCCTGAAATCATGCGGAAGGCAGCGGCAAGTAGCGCTGACGTAGTGGTCTTCGACCTCGAAGACGCTGTCGCGCCCGGTGACAAAGCCGAGGCTCGCCGCGCGGTCGCCGACGTACTCGCCGACCTTGGAGACGGGAACGACATCGAACACTGCGTTCGTGTTAACCCGGTCGGCAGCGGGGCGGCGCGGGACGTTGCGGCCGCGTTCGCACACGCCGCACCCGACAGCGTGATGCTACCGAAAGCCGAGGGCAGCGACGACGTACTCCGGCTCCGTGAGCTCCTGCGCGGCGTGGATGCAGCACAGCCGGTATTGGCGCTCGTGGAGTCCGCCGCCGGCGTCCTCAACGCCGACGAAATCGCCGCGGCGGCCGCAACCGACGCGCTCCTCTTTGGGGCTGAGGACCTCACCGCCGACATCGGCGCGACCCGCACCGACGCGGGGACGGAGGTCCTGTACGCTCGACAGCGCGCTGTCACCGCCGCCAGCGCCGCCGGCGTTGACGCTATCGACACTGTCTACACGGACTTCGGCGACACAGAGGGGCTCCGGGCGGCGACGGAGACAGCCGCCCAGTTCGGCTACGACGGTAAGATGGCTATCCACCCTGACCAAGTAGCGGTCATCAACGAGGCGTTCACACCCGACGGGTCGGACATCGAGTGGGCCGAACGCGTCGTGACGGCCGACAAAGAAACCGACGCTGGCGTCTTTGAGGTCGATGGCGAAATGATAGACGCCCCGCTCGTGACCCGGGCGGAGCGAATTCTCCAACGGGCGGAGGAGGCCGGGGTACGATGAGCCGCTCGGAGCAACGACAATGACGACCCACAACGCCCCCAGCGCGCTCGTCGGAGCGACCGGCACAACGACGTTTACCGTCGCGGCGGCACACACGACGGTGGTCTTCGGTCACCAGCAGTCCCCGCCGGGCGTGCCAGCAGCCACCGACAGCAGCCCGGACGAGGCTATCAGGCTGCTCGGAACGGCGCATCTGCTTGCCCGCGTGGAGTTCACCGGTCGGGAATCGATAGCCGGCGAGATTCCGCCGGGAACCGGTGTCGTCGGGAAGACAGCGACGGTTGCTCACCGCGGTGCTGCACCGGTCGGGACGGAGGTGGTGGTCGAAACGGAGGTCGTAGGCGTCGACGGTGCCGACATCCGAATCGACGGCGACGCCAACGCCGACGGCCGGACAGTCGGCCGCGCCGAGGTGACGCTACAGTTGGTCGACAGAGAACGGTTCCGGGACGGCCTCGAAGCCGCGCCCGACGGGTAGTTACTCGGGGCGCTTCAACGATAGGGCCGTCCGGTCGAACGAGCAGACGAGTTCCTCTTCTTTGCCGTTTACTTTGAACACCTCGACGTGCATCGTGACGATGCCGCGTTCGCCGTCACTCGTCTCCCGCTTGTCAGTCACAGTCGACTGGACGCGGATGGTGTCGCCGTGGAAGACCGGATTGGGGTGTTCGACGTTATCGTACGAGAGGTTGGCGACGATGGTGCCGTCTGTCGTCTCCGGAATCGAGAGCCCGACGGCGAGGCTCATCGTATAGAGCCCGTTGACCAGCCGCTCGCCGAACTCCGTGTCATCGGCGAAGTCGGCATCAAGGTGCAGCGGCTGCTGGTTCATCGTCATGTCGCAGAACTGCTGGTTGTCGGCCTCGGAGATGGTCCTGCGCTTGTCGTGTTCGATGGTTTCTCCGACCTCGAAGTCCTCGTAGTATCGTCCTGTCATGGGTGTGTAATCGGGTGGGTGGGTGTTAATCATAGCGTCGAGCGCATTCGAAAGGCGATGCATTGGGGGCGACCCCCGATACGTTGGGAAGCGTTTCGCGGCCGGTCAGATGATGGTGCCGTGTTTCTTGTCCGGGAGGTCTTTCTCGATGCCCTCATAGAAGGCAAAGCGGTTCGTGAGTTCCTCACGTAGCGTCGAGGGCGGCACGATTTCGTCGATAACGACTTCGCTTGCCATCCGGTGGACATCGATGTCCTCGCGGTACTCCTCGCGGAGTTCCTGTTCCTTCTGCTTTCGTTCCGCTTCGTCGTCGATTTCCGCCAGCTTGCGGGCGTAGACAGCGTTGATGGCCGCCTCCGGACCCATAATGGCGATTTCGCCGGACGGAAGCGCGATGGTCGACTCGGGGTCGTATGCCGGGCCGGACATCGCGTAGATGCCGGCTCCGTAGGCCTTCCGGACGACGACACACTGCTTCGGCACGGTCGCCGACGAGGTGGCGTAAATCATCTTCTTGCCCTTCTCGAGGATGGCGTCCTTCTCGACCTGTGAGCCGGCCATGAAGCCGGGCGTGTCAGCCAAGTACAGCAGCGGGATGTTGTAGGCGTCGCACTTCCAGATGAACTCCGCGGCCTTCTCGGCGGCGTCGGGGAAGATGGCCCCGGCTCGCTGGTCGGGCTGGTTGGCGACGATGCCGACCGGCCGGCCGTCGATGCGGGCGAAGCCGGTCAGAATCTCCTTGCCGTACTCGGGCTGGAGTTCGAACCACGAGTCGGCGTCGACGACCCGGCGTATCAGGTCGGTCATGTCGTAGCCGCGGTTCGGCTCCTGCGGAATGATGCCATCGATTTCCTCGGCAGGGTGTTCCGGGGCGGTGCCATCGGTTTTCGGCGGCTGGTTGTCGCTGTTGTCCGGGAGGTAGCTGACAAGCTGGGCAACCAGCTCGCGGGCGTGTTCTTCGTCGTCGGCGACGAGGTCGGCGCTCCCCGAATACTGGGCGTGAACGTCGGGACCGCCGAGGTCTTCGAGGCTGATGTCTTCGCCGGTGACCATCTCGACCATTCGGGGGCTGGCGATTGCCATCGCACTCATATCCCGGACCATCACCGTGAAGTCGGCAAACACCGGCGTGTAGGCCGCACCGGCGATGCAGGGACCGTAGAGGACACAGATTTGCGGCACCCGGCCGGAGAGCATCGAGTGGTTGTAGTAGTATTTCCCGATGCCCTCGCGGTTGGCGAAGAAGCCGGTCTGCTGGTCGATGCGGCCGCCCGAGGAGTCCATCAGGTAGAGTACCGGCTGGCCCGTCTTCAGCGCGCGCTGCTGCATCCGGAGGAACTTCTCGACGCCCTTGGCAGCCATGCTGCCGCGTTTGACCGTGTAGTCGTTGGCCATGAAGTGGACGTCACGGCCCTCAAACTCCGCCGCACCGGTGATGAGACCGTCGGCCGGTAGCCGGTCGTCGGCGTCGAACTCCGCGAACTTGCCGTCCTCGAAGAGGAAGCCGTCGCCGAACCAGAGGTCGATACGGTCACGGACGAACTTCTTGCCCTGTTCGGGGAGCTGCTCTTTGTATTTTTCCGGGCCGCCGAGTTCGATGTCCTCGATTTCCTTCCAGAGCGTTTCTTCACGCTCGGTCGGGCCGAGGTCACGGTCCGGCTCGCTCCGGGTGCTGCCAGCGCCGGCGGCTCCGGCACCGCCGTCGTAATCGGCGGCTGCAAGCCGCTCGCCGTCCTGTGAGCGGACGGTCACGTCGTCTTCGAACCGGGTTGCAAGCGCCTCCGCGATGGCGCGGGCCTGTTCTGCCGTCGTATCGGCTGCGACTGTTACTTTCATCTGAATCACTCCAAGACGAGCAGGGTGTCACCCATGTCGACGGAGTCGCCTTCCGAGACGGGGACCTCGGAGACGGTCCCGCCGGCCGAGGCGACGACATCGTTTTCCATCTTCATCGCTTCGAGCACGCAGACGACATCACCCTCCGATACCTCGTCGCCCTCCGACACCTCGACGGAGAGTACGGTTCCCTGCATCTCGGCGGTGACCGCGCCCGCAGCGACCTGTCCGCCGCCGGAGCCGCCGGAGCTTGACCCCGAGCCGCCCGCGGGGGCCTCCGGTAGCCCGTCCTCGACGACGACATCGATGCGCTTGCCATCGACCTCGACGGCGAGTTCGTGGGTCGACGTGTCGCTGCCGCCGGCTGCCGGACCGTCGCCGCCCCAGCGGTCGACAGCGTCGGCCAGTGCTTCGGGGGCGAGCTCCTCGTCGAGGTACTTCGTCGTGTGGCTCCCGTCGACGAAGGCGTCGTCTTCGAGCATCAGCCGGTGGAACGGAATCGTCGTTCCGACACCGGAGACGTCGAAGTGTCGGAGCGCGCGCTTCGAGCGTTCGAAACACTGCTCGCGGTCTTCGGCGGCGACGATGAGCTTCGCAATCATCGAGTCATAATCGCCGCTTACCGTATCGCCCTGTGAGACCGCGTGGTCGAGACGGACGCCGATGCTGCTCGGCGGGTTGTAGGTTTCGAGATGACCGGGGGCGGGCGCAAACTCCTCGGCCGGGTTCTCGGCGTTGATGCGGTAC from Natronomonas pharaonis DSM 2160 includes the following:
- the bioB gene encoding biotin synthase BioB; this translates as MVYETGNETVDDAVQRALDGERLDRTDGLALLAQPVDELAAGADLLRRHFSDGTVDACSIVNAKAGNCAEDCGFCAQSAHFDTGIDTYGFLDPEDILDAAKRAEADGAQRFGIVVAEKGVSKEKRPDEWDDVIRAIRLVRDETDVEVDASLGVLTEEEAEILAAEGLNHYNHNIETSRRYFSEIVNTHSFDDRLKTLHRAKAAGMDLCAGVILGMGETPADRVDAAIELQEVGVSSLPVNILNPVEGTPIGDREAATISRTELIKTIAVYRFLHPEARVRLTGGREVNLDPDEQHLPFEAGADGLLTGDYLTTDGQTPADDIEIIERAGLEPNREANTFDPESVKARHRSPAAETASNANRTNATTETDD
- a CDS encoding acyl-CoA synthetase, which translates into the protein MPESHNLPDYDQLCESFTWDDIADEADGDYPDSFNIAHEACDRHADNAEKVALYQVSEDGELTTLPFWELSDRSSQFANTLEALGVDEGDRVFSYMPRIPEHYIALVGTLKRGAVWGSVNERYGPDGISYRLNDCDAQVVVTTDDNRETVADALEEVDSVEHVITVDRGSGVPDDDVAFNDRLDEASREYEAADTESEDDALLYYTSGTTGPAKGVLHKHRWVLGVAATQRYSVDLQPGDLYWSTGDLGWLTGAINTLGAWFWGASLFTYEGEFDPEEWAELLDEYPISVLFSVPTAYRMLRENEDVFEDTSLDLRHALSIGEPLSAGVVEWGEENLGVTIHDTYGQTETGNMIINNYPSEEVRPGSMGKPLPGIEADIVDPDTGEVLPPDETGEIAQRGDYPCFFAEYWQKPEKTADCFVDGPDGEWYLSGDLAHKDEDGYFWFEGRADDVILSSGYRIGPFEVESSMGEHPAVAEVAVVGKPHKERGNIVKAYAVPSDGADPTEETKEDIKTHVKEEMSAHEYPREIEFRDELPTTVTGKIRRTELRDEAQEEADIDA
- a CDS encoding ABC transporter substrate-binding protein, with translation MSDNTTHASRRRFLKGAAAAGGIGAFAGCALLDDAGGEEQVEGIPDEPFRIVHFTFESGPPAFYGEPMINVVDMMVDRINDRGGLLGEREIEVVDRIDEDVGVESMRGSVRQIAQNDEADMLMGLVSSAHSLSIAPAAEENQIPFIVTAPGTYQLFEENPDLDYVVRPAGSNAAGAVGGARLVEQMDDVETVVTIDPDYAWGHDHRDMFTAAIERIRPDIEVLETRTPEPFISDYSAHVNAIQDLEPDLLASSLWGGDISTFTSQAVDGGLFDDIGTALLYGDTGAPLLDSLGDDMPENVIMGGRGGYQPNYRYEISSDHRAFVDDYFDRYDEMPGWGAYHEWASFKALEAGVQQAVEVTGNWPTGSQLMNSIRGLSFEMSHGSHVMAQAGGRQASAPAVFGQPTPDHDHPVDHHLLTDYEFIPAHECNPPDGVMTFDWVEQIDPVQ
- a CDS encoding acyl-CoA carboxylase subunit beta, translated to MKVTVAADTTAEQARAIAEALATRFEDDVTVRSQDGERLAAADYDGGAGAAGAGSTRSEPDRDLGPTEREETLWKEIEDIELGGPEKYKEQLPEQGKKFVRDRIDLWFGDGFLFEDGKFAEFDADDRLPADGLITGAAEFEGRDVHFMANDYTVKRGSMAAKGVEKFLRMQQRALKTGQPVLYLMDSSGGRIDQQTGFFANREGIGKYYYNHSMLSGRVPQICVLYGPCIAGAAYTPVFADFTVMVRDMSAMAIASPRMVEMVTGEDISLEDLGGPDVHAQYSGSADLVADDEEHARELVAQLVSYLPDNSDNQPPKTDGTAPEHPAEEIDGIIPQEPNRGYDMTDLIRRVVDADSWFELQPEYGKEILTGFARIDGRPVGIVANQPDQRAGAIFPDAAEKAAEFIWKCDAYNIPLLYLADTPGFMAGSQVEKDAILEKGKKMIYATSSATVPKQCVVVRKAYGAGIYAMSGPAYDPESTIALPSGEIAIMGPEAAINAVYARKLAEIDDEAERKQKEQELREEYREDIDVHRMASEVVIDEIVPPSTLREELTNRFAFYEGIEKDLPDKKHGTII
- a CDS encoding MaoC family dehydratase, with translation MTGRYYEDFEVGETIEHDKRRTISEADNQQFCDMTMNQQPLHLDADFADDTEFGERLVNGLYTMSLAVGLSIPETTDGTIVANLSYDNVEHPNPVFHGDTIRVQSTVTDKRETSDGERGIVTMHVEVFKVNGKEEELVCSFDRTALSLKRPE
- a CDS encoding HpcH/HpaI aldolase/citrate lyase family protein; amino-acid sequence: MARRSVLFAPGDSPEIMRKAAASSADVVVFDLEDAVAPGDKAEARRAVADVLADLGDGNDIEHCVRVNPVGSGAARDVAAAFAHAAPDSVMLPKAEGSDDVLRLRELLRGVDAAQPVLALVESAAGVLNADEIAAAAATDALLFGAEDLTADIGATRTDAGTEVLYARQRAVTAASAAGVDAIDTVYTDFGDTEGLRAATETAAQFGYDGKMAIHPDQVAVINEAFTPDGSDIEWAERVVTADKETDAGVFEVDGEMIDAPLVTRAERILQRAEEAGVR
- a CDS encoding AMP-binding protein yields the protein MPAETPTQDEVVHRPDEEFVESTNVYQFMQEYGIDDYDELIERTTGDVEWFWDELPSYLDIEFYEDYDTVRDNSDGPQFTDWYPGGELNVAHNTVDRHADGERRNTVACIWEGEDGDVRNLTYHELQRQANQVANYLESRDVGVGDTVGLYMPMVPEVISILYGCFKAGAIAVPIFSGFGVDATATRIADAECSVLFTGDGFLRRGSEVTLKDAADEAIAEAGHVEHTVVFERLGADVPWDDNRDEWWADAVGTQSDDYETKALGSSQESMLLYSSGTTGKPKGIVHTHAGTQMQAPKEVYFGFDLQPDDRFFWVSDIGWMMGPWTLIGTHTFGGTMVMYEGAPDHPEPDRFWEMIDRHGVTQFGISPTAIRALRKRGDEWVEGHDLSSLRLLGSTGEPWDPESWAWFYEEVGGGDTPIINISGGTEIFGCFLMPMPTQPLKPCTLGGPGLGMNIDIVDETGASIKADNERGYLVARDSCPAMTKSLWSGDDRYLHEYWSSFQDPPMWDHGDWAQKDEDGFWFLHGRADDALNVAGRKVGPAEVEGAAMEHEAVNQAAAVGVPDDTTGTAVVLYVVVEEGVEETDTLREEIRELVGEEQGKPFRPREVLFVDAFPKTQSGKIVRRAVEAAYTGEDLGDLSSVENPGVLDDIEDAR
- a CDS encoding thioesterase, FlK family, encoding MTTHNAPSALVGATGTTTFTVAAAHTTVVFGHQQSPPGVPAATDSSPDEAIRLLGTAHLLARVEFTGRESIAGEIPPGTGVVGKTATVAHRGAAPVGTEVVVETEVVGVDGADIRIDGDANADGRTVGRAEVTLQLVDRERFRDGLEAAPDG